DNA from Prevotella melaninogenica:
CAAGACGACTATCAGAAATGTATTCCGCAGATGGTTGACGCCTTTGAGGAAGGCAATGAGATTGTCTATGGGGTGAAGGTTTCGCGCAAAGCCGACCCAATCTTGAAGCGTATGTCTGCACAGGCATTCTATCATCTACAAGAGAAGATGGGCGTGAACAGTATCTTTAACCATGCCGACTTCCGTCTGATGAGCCGTCAGTCCTTAGAGATACTCTCTGGATATAAGGAACGTAACCTCTATCTGCGTGGTCTCATCCCTTCTATCGGACTCAAGTCTACGACTGTTGACGACCGTATCAGCGAACGTAAAGCTGGTACTTCTAAATATACTTTGCGCAAGATGCTTAGCTTGGCATTGGATGGTATCACGTCATTCTCCGTGAAACCTATCTATTATGTTATCTATCTTGGTATCGCCTTCTTGTTCGTCACCTTGTGCATAGGTATCTACGTTATCCACGCTTTCGTCAATCATACAGAAGTAGCGGGCTGGGCTTCACTCATTCTTAGTATCTGGCTCGTGGGTGCTATGCTGATGATTTCTATCGGTGCGGTGGGAGTTTATATTGCCAAAATATATGAAGAGGTAAAACAGCGTCCACTTTATAACATCAGTCAAATACTCGATTAATCCCTTCTCACATGGTGATACGCATAAAAGAGCTTTGGCAACGCTGGAGAAAAGACTTCTGGCGACTCTTCCGTTTTGGTATAACAGGCACTATATGTTCGCTTATCCATTATGGAATCTATTGTCTCTTTCTACTCTTTACGAATACAACTATAGCTTATACAGCTGGTTACGGAGTAGGACTCCTTTGTAACTATGGACTTACAACCTACTTTACTTTTAAGGGAAAACCGTCAAAAAATAATGTTGCTGGCTTCGTTGGTAGCCACATACTCAACTATCTTTTAGAGATAGGATTGCTCCATATCTTCCTATGGTTAGGTGTCAGCAAATGGCTGTCGCCTATCCTTGTGATGGTGATAGTTGTTCCTATCAACTTCGTTTTATTACGACTTGTATTCGTGAAAGGGAAGAAGGAGCATGGGTGATGGGTGTTGAATGATGGGTGTTAATGGTTTGCAAGATTCGTATTAGGCATCCACACCATTGGTGTTAAGCATCCGCACGAGTGGTGCGGAGCGTTCGCACGAGTGGTGCTAAGCAGTAACACAGCAATAAAAAAGGGAAGAAAAAACTCATCCCCAAGCTCTTTATGATAAGAAAAGGGCTTGGGGATGATGCTTTATACCTTATTATACACTTCAAGAATCTGAGAAGCTACATCTTGATTTTCGAATCGTTTTACGTAGCGTTGACTCTTGCAGACTATCTCCTTACGATGCTCTATCGCTGAAAGGATAGCAGCGGCATTACCGTCGACATCGTCTGGACCTACATAAAGGCAATCAGGACCACCCGCTTCTTCCAAACAACTACCCGCAGCAGCTACGACTGGCAATCCGCTTTGTATGGCTTCGATAATTGGAATACCAAAACCTTCATAACGAGAAGGATAGATAAAAGCCTCAGCTTGATTATAAATAGCTGCGAGAAGGTCGTTGGGAACGCCCTGCAAGAAGTGTATGCGATTGCCAATTCCTAAACGTTTGATTTCTGCATCGAGCTTTTTCTGATACTTGGTCTGCCGTCCTACGATAACAAGATGTAAGTCGGAAGGTAGCTTTGCCATAGTACGAATACCCAAAAGAATGTTCTTTCGCACTTCTACCGTTCCTACATTCAAAATGTAACGTTGTGGAAGTTGATACTTACGACGAGCTTCCTCTATCAGTTCGGGGCTGACCGACTGACTGAACCGAGTGCTGCAACTCTGGTAGACAAGGTCTATCTTGTCCTCTGGAAAGTCACCATAATATAAGATGTCACGCTTCGTACATTCGCTAATTGCAATGATACGGCTTGCCTCGCGTAGTGTCTGATAGAACTTCCGCTTATAGAAGAAAACGTCAATAGCGGGATAGAACTCTGGATGACGTAGGAAGATAAGGTCGTGAACAGTGACAACTCCAGGGATTCCTGCTGCTGCCAAGCCTGAAGGCAGTTCACCCGAAAGACCGTGATAAAGTTCTACTCCATCTGCTTTTAGGTCCTTTACTACCCCTTTCACACGCCACCAGTCACGCTGCAGACGAAAACGAAGGTGGTCGGGATAGCAGAATTGTACGTTATCTCGTAGCTCAACTTGATTACGCAGGTCGTCACGTCCAGCATCAGGAGCATAGAGTCGTAAGTTTGTGTCAGGCATCAACGGGGCAAGGTCGTTGATGAGCGTACGCCCATAGCTACCTAATCCGGTACCATTTCTTACGATACGCTTAGCATCATAACCTATTATCTTCTTATTCATGAGCATCGGCCTTTTCTATTGGGGTGTAATCCTTTGTGCATAACTCATAACAAAGCCACAGCCAAAGAATACTGATTGGTAACGCACGGAGAGCATATTGCTTGATATATGCTTCTCGAATAAACTTTGGGAAGATGTCGCTACTACCCATACCAGAGAGCAGGAAGACAAATATCAGCAGTGCTATCGCCCACTTTCCACGCTTCCAAGGAACAGCGGTGTACCATATACAAACGCCTAACAAGGCTATCACATATCCGCTGGCTTCGCTACCTGTACTGAAAAGAATAACAAATAAAAGGACTGAAGCAAGTATTGTCTCACGGAAGGCAAGGTTCTTATACTGTGAGAAACGCAGGTAAGGAAGGGCAAAGAGCATCATTCCAGGCAGAATCAGCCATAGGTCTGAATAGTTCATACAACCTGTTGTACGACGAACAAGACCTAAAAGTGAGATATTCTGCTGTATAGAACCAAGGTTTTCTGCATTCTTTTCCACTAAACAAGTGAACCATTCGTGGTATTGTCCTATGACATACGAAGGTGAACTGATAAGCATTGGCGCACAAAAGAGTACGACTGACCATATTGCAAGCCACATCAAGAAACGCAACTTATGTCGAGAGAATAAGAAGAAAGCTAATCCTACGATGCCATA
Protein-coding regions in this window:
- a CDS encoding glycosyltransferase family 2 protein, which translates into the protein MIKLATVSPCYNEEEVLEQSAAQLMELFDELISQGKISDDSMIVFVNDGSRDRTWEIIQQLHSQHPRIKGINLAHNVGHQNAIMAGMMTAKDWADAVITLDADLQDDYQKCIPQMVDAFEEGNEIVYGVKVSRKADPILKRMSAQAFYHLQEKMGVNSIFNHADFRLMSRQSLEILSGYKERNLYLRGLIPSIGLKSTTVDDRISERKAGTSKYTLRKMLSLALDGITSFSVKPIYYVIYLGIAFLFVTLCIGIYVIHAFVNHTEVAGWASLILSIWLVGAMLMISIGAVGVYIAKIYEEVKQRPLYNISQILD
- a CDS encoding GtrA family protein, translating into MVIRIKELWQRWRKDFWRLFRFGITGTICSLIHYGIYCLFLLFTNTTIAYTAGYGVGLLCNYGLTTYFTFKGKPSKNNVAGFVGSHILNYLLEIGLLHIFLWLGVSKWLSPILVMVIVVPINFVLLRLVFVKGKKEHG
- a CDS encoding glycosyltransferase family 4 protein, with the translated sequence MNKKIIGYDAKRIVRNGTGLGSYGRTLINDLAPLMPDTNLRLYAPDAGRDDLRNQVELRDNVQFCYPDHLRFRLQRDWWRVKGVVKDLKADGVELYHGLSGELPSGLAAAGIPGVVTVHDLIFLRHPEFYPAIDVFFYKRKFYQTLREASRIIAISECTKRDILYYGDFPEDKIDLVYQSCSTRFSQSVSPELIEEARRKYQLPQRYILNVGTVEVRKNILLGIRTMAKLPSDLHLVIVGRQTKYQKKLDAEIKRLGIGNRIHFLQGVPNDLLAAIYNQAEAFIYPSRYEGFGIPIIEAIQSGLPVVAAAGSCLEEAGGPDCLYVGPDDVDGNAAAILSAIEHRKEIVCKSQRYVKRFENQDVASQILEVYNKV
- a CDS encoding glycosyltransferase family 87 protein, whose product is MKDKIKQFINYPLFSNRWFLMGLWFIIALAGMLKYKRSFNNFLIFRGVYWHTVNQTSLYAAYPAEYGDVNHYGPVFSLVIAPFAILPLWAGMLLWLLFLTAWLYLAIIRSGLREQQKIFILWFCGITLPTALFMQQFNIAVAAMILSSFFFIEKEKDGWAAFFIVLGTLVKLYGIVGLAFFLFSRHKLRFLMWLAIWSVVLFCAPMLISSPSYVIGQYHEWFTCLVEKNAENLGSIQQNISLLGLVRRTTGCMNYSDLWLILPGMMLFALPYLRFSQYKNLAFRETILASVLLFVILFSTGSEASGYVIALLGVCIWYTAVPWKRGKWAIALLIFVFLLSGMGSSDIFPKFIREAYIKQYALRALPISILWLWLCYELCTKDYTPIEKADAHE